The DNA region AAGCGGGCCGCGGCGCCGTCCGGGGACAGGAAGAGCGTGAGCCCGCGCTGAAAGTCGGGGTTCTGGAATGCTTCGGGCGGCAGATAGAAGTAGTCGTCGCTTTTGGACGAGTCGAAGGCTCGGCCCATCGCGGTGGCGGTGTCGGTCATGCGGCCCATTTGGTCGAGCAGTCCCGCGAAGCTGCTGTGCATGACGAGGATGGTCGACCGCATGGACTGCGCCACCTCGATCATGGTCGGGAGCTGCGCGGCGAGCTGGCGGATTGTCGTGTTCATGTCGCCGATGTCGTGCAACAGCCCTGCGAGGGGCTCGGTGAATCTGTCGACGCCGTCAAGCGCCTCGAAAGCCGAGCGCACTGACCAGCACACGGGAATGCCGTCGCAGTGCTGTTCCCACGAGGTGTCGTCACGCACTGGTGTGAGGATTTCCTCGAAGTCGGCGATCCGGTCGCGCATCTCTTCGACGGTGGTGTTCATCGCGGCCATGCCGCCCGCCATGCTGTCGGTCGTCGCGGCCATGCGCTGCACGAGCTGCTGCATGCGCCCCATCACTGCTGTCATGTCGCCGATCTGGTCCGCCATGGTGAGCATGTCGGCCATCCGGTCGTGCATGAACTGGAGGTTTTCGGTGATGGGGACTGTTTGCATGCTGACTTGGAACGGTATGGAGCTGTGCTCGATGGGGCTGCCGAGCGGCCGGGTGATGCTCTGCACCATGGCGACGCCGGGCGCGCGGAACACGTTTTTGGCGATCCGGTCGAGCAGGATCATGTCGCTCGGGTTGCGCATGTCGTGGTCGGCTTGGACCATGAGGATGTCCGGGTTCATCCGCGCGGCGCTGAAATGGTGCTCGGCGGCCTCGTAGCCGGTGTTCGCGGGCTCGTCGGCGGGGATGTAGAAGCGGTCGTTGTAGGTGGTCTCGTATCCGGCGAGGCCGAGCATGCCGATGATGGCCGCTGCGGCCGTCCCGGCGAGCACCGGCCCGGGCCAACGGGCGACAACCGCGCCGATTTTGCGCCAGCGTCGTGTGTTGGCGGGCCGTTTGGGTTCGAGGAGGCCGAACCGGGCGCAGAGCCAGAGCACGGCGGGGCCGAGGGTCAATGCCGCGGCGAGGACCACCAACAGGCCGGCCGAGGAGGGTATGGCCAGCGCCTTGAAGTAGGTCAGCCGGGTGAAGTACAGGCAGAACGTCGCGCCCGCGACGGTGAGCCCGGAGCCCAGGATGACGTGGGGCACCCCGCGCAGCGTGGCGTCGTAGGCGTCTTCGGGGGATTCGCCGCGGTTGCGGGACTCGTGGTAGCGCCCGACGAGGAAAATCGCGTAGTCGGTGCCCGCTGCGATGGCCAGCGCGGTGAGCAGGCTGACGGCGAAGGTGGAGAAACCGATGAGGCGTTGGTCCCCGACGACGGCGACCACGCCTCGCGCCGCGCCCATTTCCACGAAGACCATGAACAGGATGAGCAGCACGGTGCTGATGGACCGGTAGACCACCAGCAGCATGATGGCGATGACGGCGATGGTCACCGCCATCATGAGGATCATGCTCTTATCGCCCGCGTCGCTCATGTCCGCCGAGAGCGCCGCTTGCCCGGTGACGTAGACGCTGACCCCGTCGGGAGGCGGTGTTTCGGCGGCGATGCGCCGCACCGCCCGCACGGACTCGTTGCCGAGCGGCGTGCCTTGGTCGCCGGCCAGGTTGACCTGCGTGTAGGCGGCTTTGCCGTCGCTGCTCTGCGCCCCGGCGGCGGTGATGCGGTCGCCCCAGAAGTCTTGGACGTGTTCGACGTGTTTGGTGTCCTGCCGCAGCCGCGCGACGAGGTCCTCGTCGTAGCGGCGGGCCGCCTCGCCGAGTGTGTCGCGGCCCTCGATCAGGACCATGACGGCGCTGTCGGAGCGGAATTCGCCGAACGCCGCGCCCATCTTTTTCGCCGCCATCACCGAGGGCGCGTCCTGGGGCGCCGACGGCAGCGAGTTCGCCCGCCCGACGGCCTCGATCTGCGGCACGAGGAGGTTCAGCGCGATGGTGAGCAGGAGCCAGCCCAGGATGACCGGCGCGGCCAGGGCGCGCATCGCCCTGGCGAGGAGCGGCCGGGGCTGGGGGTTCCCGTTCATCCGGCTTTCACCAGGCAGGAGACCTGCGCCCCTTGGCCGCTCGCCGTGCGCTCGTCCTGGATTTCGCCGTTCACCCGGATGCGGCAGCCGATGCTCCCGCTCTCGCCTTGTGCCACGAGGTTGGCGAACACGACCGGGGCCATTGTCGTGATCGTGCGCGACCACGGCAGGGCCGTGAAACTCGCGTTTTTCGGCTGGGCGTGCTCGTCCACGTAGCTGACCTTGCCGCGGGCCTGAGTCGCGCCGAAGACCTCGTAGACGACGGTTTTCGGCGTGATCGGGACGATGCTCTCCAAGTTCCCAGGCTGCGACAGACGGGTTTCGTCAGCCCCGAATTCGGCGCGCAGGCGGAGGACGGCGACCGTGCTGGCCGCCGCCGCGATCACCACGAGAGCAGGTATCCAGTGTTTCTTGAGCGCGTTGATGGCCGGGTTCCTCTGGTCGTGTCGGGTGTGTTGTCGTTGGCGCGGGGTTTCATTCCCAGAAGGCCCGCCATGCCCGTTCTTCTTCGGCTTTGTCGTGGTGCAGTTCTTCGGACGGGGGTTCGAGGACGACGTCGGGGTGGGGGAGGGCGAAGAAGTCTCCTGCGCCCCGCGCGGCCTCGTGGCCGCCGGTGTCGATGAAGCAGTAGCCGAGTCCGGACAGGCTGCCGGGCTCGTTGGTCTTGCCGAAGTGGCGCAGGAGGTCTCGGGCCACCGCCTTGCCGCCGTTTTTGGCGAAGATCGCGGCTTTGGGGAGGGTTTTGCCCGAGGGCGAGGTGACGCTGGCGATGTCGCCGACAGCCCAGACGCCTTCGTGCTCTGTCCGCATGTTCTGCCGGTCCACCGAGATCCAGTCGTCTGCGCGCAGTGAGAGGGCGGGTTTGTGCGGGGGGACGAACACGAGCAGGTCGAAGGGGGCGGTCTCGCCGTCCGCGAACCGCACGGTTTTGGTGTGGTGGTCGACGCGCTGCACGGCGTGGCCGGGGTGGAAGGCGATCCCTTGTTCGTGGAGCAGCTCGACGAGCTTCGGCCCGGCGTGGGGCCCGGCGGACGGCATGGGCTGGGGTTCGGGAGTGTGGACCGAGATCTCCGTC from Segniliparus rotundus DSM 44985 includes:
- a CDS encoding RND family transporter yields the protein MNGNPQPRPLLARAMRALAAPVILGWLLLTIALNLLVPQIEAVGRANSLPSAPQDAPSVMAAKKMGAAFGEFRSDSAVMVLIEGRDTLGEAARRYDEDLVARLRQDTKHVEHVQDFWGDRITAAGAQSSDGKAAYTQVNLAGDQGTPLGNESVRAVRRIAAETPPPDGVSVYVTGQAALSADMSDAGDKSMILMMAVTIAVIAIMLLVVYRSISTVLLILFMVFVEMGAARGVVAVVGDQRLIGFSTFAVSLLTALAIAAGTDYAIFLVGRYHESRNRGESPEDAYDATLRGVPHVILGSGLTVAGATFCLYFTRLTYFKALAIPSSAGLLVVLAAALTLGPAVLWLCARFGLLEPKRPANTRRWRKIGAVVARWPGPVLAGTAAAAIIGMLGLAGYETTYNDRFYIPADEPANTGYEAAEHHFSAARMNPDILMVQADHDMRNPSDMILLDRIAKNVFRAPGVAMVQSITRPLGSPIEHSSIPFQVSMQTVPITENLQFMHDRMADMLTMADQIGDMTAVMGRMQQLVQRMAATTDSMAGGMAAMNTTVEEMRDRIADFEEILTPVRDDTSWEQHCDGIPVCWSVRSAFEALDGVDRFTEPLAGLLHDIGDMNTTIRQLAAQLPTMIEVAQSMRSTILVMHSSFAGLLDQMGRMTDTATAMGRAFDSSKSDDYFYLPPEAFQNPDFQRGLTLFLSPDGAAARFIITHDNDPATPEGVSHVDAERQAARDAVRGTPLAGAQLFLSGTAATFKDIQKGSFYDLLIAGVAAITLILIVMLVVTRALIASLVIVGTVLLSLGASFGLSVLLWQHILGIKLHWIVLAFSVIILLAVGSDYNLLVVSRFKEELGAGMRTGLVRAMGATGGVVTAAGLVFAVTMGSMATSSLRMIGQGGATIGLGLLFDTLVVRSFMTPAIASLLGRWFWWPLNIPARPRRGS
- a CDS encoding MmpS family transport accessory protein, which codes for MVIAAAASTVAVLRLRAEFGADETRLSQPGNLESIVPITPKTVVYEVFGATQARGKVSYVDEHAQPKNASFTALPWSRTITTMAPVVFANLVAQGESGSIGCRIRVNGEIQDERTASGQGAQVSCLVKAG
- a CDS encoding NAD(P)/FAD-dependent oxidoreductase, whose protein sequence is MDRKRIVVLGAGIGGLSVVKELRESRAPLDDVDVVLVDQNFEHYLGFTLPWVMRGWRDEQSVPIRPTQNALDGLTTVQGKVVGVDPAHKTVALDDGAQLGFDALVLALGAQNTPGEVPGLHEALDAGSAVHYYSAAEAGRAHRALQHFDGGKLVFLVASQPYRCPVAPYEGALLAADLLHERGVRETTEISVHTPEPQPMPSAGPHAGPKLVELLHEQGIAFHPGHAVQRVDHHTKTVRFADGETAPFDLLVFVPPHKPALSLRADDWISVDRQNMRTEHEGVWAVGDIASVTSPSGKTLPKAAIFAKNGGKAVARDLLRHFGKTNEPGSLSGLGYCFIDTGGHEAARGAGDFFALPHPDVVLEPPSEELHHDKAEEERAWRAFWE